Proteins from a single region of Paramormyrops kingsleyae isolate MSU_618 chromosome 9, PKINGS_0.4, whole genome shotgun sequence:
- the pde11al gene encoding dual 3',5'-cyclic-AMP and -GMP phosphodiesterase 11A isoform X3 — protein MKSVSMEKLSSSDWLINNSIAELVASTGLPVNISDVCQDPRFDAEADQASGFHIRSVLCVPIWNRTHQIIGVAQILNRLDRKTFNDADQRLFEAFVIFCGLGINNTMMYNQVKKTWAKQSVALDMLSYHATCSKVEVDRLKAAKIPLSSELGIDEFHFNDFSLDNDGMITASLRMFLELGVGQKFKIDYEVLCRWLLTVRKNYRTVAYHNWRHAFNVSQCMFIMITTAGFQDVLSDTEILALMVGCLCHDLDHRGTNNAFQAKSGSALAQLYGTSATLEHHHFNHAVMILQSEGHNIFASLSSNEYSNMMQLLKQAILATDLTLYFQRRNKFFDCVQSGQFSLTNEEHREMFRSMLMTACDLGAVTRPWEISRQVAELVTSEFFEQGDRERSELKLTPSAIFDRNRKDELPALQMEWIDGICKPLYEALASLNRKLQPMVDGINANRMKWEELCSTNQQAQRSPESS, from the exons ATGAAATCAG TCAGTATGGAGAAGCTCTCCAGCTCTGACTGGCTGATCAATAACAGCATCGCTGAGCTGGTGGCATCCACTGGGCTGCCCGTCAACATCAGTGACGTGTGTCAGGACCCCCGCTTTGACGCTGAG GCAGACCAGGCCTCAGGGTTCCACATTCGGTCGGTTCTCTGTGTCCCCATTTGGAACCGCACCCACCAGATCATCG GGGTCGCTCAGATCCTCAATCGTCTCGACAGGAAGACCTTCAATGATGCTGACCAGAGGCTTTTCGAG GCTTTTGTGATTTTCTGTGGCCTGGGAATCAACAACACCATGATGTACAACCAGGTGAAGAAGACATGGGCCAAGCAGTCTGTTGCTCTTGAC ATGCTGTCCTACCATGCCACGTGTTCCAAGGTAGAGGTGGACCGGCTAAAG GCAGCAAAGATCCCCTTGAGCAGCGAGCTGGGTATAGATGAGTTCCACTTCAATGACTTTTCTCTGGACAATGACGGCATGATCACTGCTTCTCTACGGATGTTTCTGGAGCTGGGAGTCGGTCAAAAGTTTAAAATTGACTATGAG GTCCTCTGCCGCTGGCTGCTTACCGTGAGGAAGAATTACCGCACGGTCGCCTACCATAACTGGCGGCATGCTTTTAACGTCTCCCAGTGCATGTTCATCATGATCACG ACAGCTGGGTTCCAGGACGTCTTGTCAGACACCGAAATACTTGCGCTGATGGTTGGTTGCTTGTGCCATGACTTGGACCACAGAGGCACCAACAATGCCTTCCAGGCCAA GTCTGGCTCAGCTTTGGCGCAGCTCTATGGTACGTCTGCTACCCTGGAGCATCACCACTTCAATCACGCCGTCATGATCCTTCAAAGCGAG gGTCACAACATTTTTGCCAGCCTCAGCTCCAATGAATACAGCAACATGATGCAACTTCTGAAGCAGGCCATTTTGGCAACGGACCTGACTTTGTATTTCCA GAGAAGGAACAAGTTCTTTGACTGTGTCCAATCTGGGCAATTCAGCTTGACCAAtgaggaacacagagagatGTTCAG GTCGATGCTGATGACAGCATGTGACCTGGGAGCTGTCACACGACCTTGGGAGATCTCCAGACAG GTTGCGGAGCTGGTCACCAGTGAATTCTTTGAACAAGGAGACAGGGAGAGGTCTGAGCTGAAGCTGACACCATCT GCGATCTTTGACCGCAATCGGAAAGATGAGCTACCCGCCCTGCAGATGGAATGGATTGATGGGATCTGCAAGCCTCTTTACGAG GCTTTGGCGAGTCTGAACAGGAAGCTGCAGCCAATGGTGGATGGGATCAATGCAAATCGAATGAAGTGGGAGGAGCTGTGCTCCACCAATCAACAGGCACAAAGATCTCCTGAGTCCAGCTAA